A single window of Cellulomonas sp. NTE-D12 DNA harbors:
- a CDS encoding WhiB family transcriptional regulator → MDWRHRAACLDEDPELFFPIGNTGPALVQIEEAKAVCRRCEVVDTCLKWAIETGQDAGVWGGLSEDERRALKRRTARQRRAS, encoded by the coding sequence ATGGACTGGCGCCACCGCGCAGCGTGCCTCGACGAGGACCCCGAGCTCTTCTTCCCGATCGGCAACACCGGCCCCGCGCTCGTGCAGATCGAGGAGGCCAAGGCGGTCTGCCGTCGCTGCGAGGTCGTGGACACCTGCCTGAAGTGGGCGATCGAGACCGGTCAGGACGCCGGTGTCTGGGGCGGTCTGTCCGAGGACGAGCGCCGGGCCCTCAAGCGCCGCACCGCACGCCAGCGCCGCGCCAGCTGA
- a CDS encoding PAS domain-containing sensor histidine kinase translates to MSTLSTLADKHGSLEPADLEWLHLLVGDWQVISDLAFADLVLWLPTAEGDFVAVAQVRPSTAATVHYDDVVGSLVPEGQRAQLLRALDEQRSQRSREPRWFGEYAVREEAVPVVRKGRAVAVLARQTNLGGARTPSRLELNFVEAADDLLGMVARGEFPAADAPTGPRRGAPRVADGLIRLNGEGEVLYASPNALSCFHRLGALGDLVGRSLIEVTTDLLDADATVDESLPLVLMGRAPWRVDVETRGVALSLRAVPLTEGTERVGAVLLCRDVSELRRRERELITKDATIREIHHRVKNNLQTVAALLRLQSRRVGSDEAREALGEAERRVATIALVHETLSQTLDETVPFDDLIGRSLRLAADVATQDGAHVRTRVHGSFGLVRAEDATALALVLTELVTNAVEHGFSGRAVGTVEITAERAGDLLHVTVADDGAGVPSEKGAGSGLGTQIVSTLVRNELRGSIAWRPRPGGGTSVELEARLRVNRDAATVA, encoded by the coding sequence GTGTCAACCCTGAGCACGCTCGCCGACAAGCACGGCAGCCTCGAGCCGGCTGACCTGGAGTGGCTGCACCTGCTGGTCGGGGACTGGCAGGTGATCTCCGACCTCGCGTTCGCCGACCTGGTGCTGTGGCTGCCCACCGCCGAGGGCGACTTCGTCGCGGTCGCCCAGGTGCGCCCGTCGACCGCCGCGACGGTGCACTACGACGACGTGGTCGGCTCCCTGGTGCCCGAGGGGCAGCGGGCGCAGCTGCTCCGGGCCCTCGACGAGCAGCGGTCGCAGCGGTCGCGCGAGCCTCGCTGGTTCGGCGAGTACGCCGTGCGGGAGGAAGCCGTGCCGGTGGTCCGTAAGGGACGGGCGGTCGCGGTGCTGGCCCGCCAGACCAACCTGGGCGGCGCGCGGACACCGAGCCGGCTCGAGCTCAACTTCGTCGAGGCCGCCGACGACCTGCTCGGGATGGTGGCGCGCGGCGAGTTCCCCGCTGCGGACGCGCCGACCGGCCCTCGCCGCGGCGCACCTCGCGTGGCCGACGGTCTCATCCGGCTCAACGGCGAGGGCGAGGTGCTCTACGCCAGCCCGAACGCGCTGTCGTGCTTCCACCGGCTGGGCGCGCTGGGCGACCTCGTCGGGCGTTCCCTGATCGAGGTGACCACCGACCTGCTGGACGCCGACGCCACGGTCGACGAGTCGCTGCCCCTGGTGCTGATGGGCCGTGCGCCGTGGCGGGTGGACGTCGAGACGCGGGGTGTGGCGCTCTCGTTGCGCGCCGTGCCGTTGACGGAGGGCACCGAGCGCGTCGGCGCCGTGCTGCTGTGCCGGGACGTGTCCGAGCTGCGCCGCCGGGAACGGGAGCTGATCACCAAGGACGCGACGATCCGGGAGATCCACCACCGGGTGAAGAACAACCTGCAGACCGTCGCGGCGCTGCTGCGGCTGCAGTCCCGGCGGGTCGGCAGCGACGAGGCGCGGGAGGCGCTCGGCGAGGCGGAGCGCCGCGTGGCCACCATCGCCCTGGTCCACGAGACGCTGTCCCAGACGCTCGACGAGACGGTGCCGTTCGACGACCTGATCGGGCGCAGCCTCCGCCTCGCGGCCGACGTGGCCACGCAGGACGGTGCGCACGTGCGGACCCGCGTCCACGGGTCGTTCGGTCTGGTCCGGGCGGAGGACGCGACGGCGCTCGCCCTGGTGCTGACCGAGCTGGTGACCAACGCCGTCGAGCACGGGTTCAGCGGCCGCGCGGTGGGGACCGTGGAGATCACCGCGGAGCGGGCCGGCGACCTGCTGCACGTGACGGTGGCCGACGACGGTGCCGGCGTCCCGAGCGAGAAGGGGGCCGGCAGCGGGCTCGGAACCCAGATCGTGTCGACGCTGGTGCGGAACGAGCTGCGGGGGTCCATCGCGTGGCGTCCGCGGCCCGGCGGCGGCACCAGCGTCGAGCTCGAGGCTCGGCTGCGGGTCAACCGGGATGCGGCCACCGTGGCCTGA
- a CDS encoding DUF2505 domain-containing protein: MQLRVTLDLPTDLAGAGRMLADPGYVRAKVAATGDPDGEVVVAGSPADGFTVTTRRSLPTDQIPAQLRSFVGARIDVRQVEAWDEPDEDGRHGTVVVEVVGAPVRLTGRTSLRAVTPYSCTLTYDGELRAAVPLFGAAVEKAAAGAVRDALEAEQAIAVRWLAENAR; this comes from the coding sequence GTGCAGCTGCGCGTGACCCTGGACCTGCCCACCGACCTCGCCGGCGCGGGTCGGATGCTCGCGGACCCCGGCTACGTGCGCGCCAAGGTCGCCGCGACCGGTGACCCCGACGGTGAGGTGGTGGTGGCCGGCTCACCGGCGGACGGGTTCACCGTCACGACGCGACGCTCGCTGCCGACGGACCAGATCCCGGCACAGCTGCGGTCCTTCGTCGGGGCGCGGATCGACGTGCGACAGGTCGAGGCGTGGGACGAGCCCGACGAGGACGGCCGCCACGGCACCGTGGTGGTCGAGGTGGTCGGGGCCCCGGTGCGGCTGACGGGGCGCACCAGCCTGCGTGCCGTGACGCCGTACAGCTGCACGCTGACCTACGACGGTGAGCTGAGGGCCGCGGTGCCCCTGTTCGGCGCCGCGGTGGAGAAGGCGGCAGCAGGCGCCGTCCGGGACGCGCTCGAGGCCGAGCAGGCCATCGCGGTTCGGTGGCTCGCGGAGAACGCGCGGTAG
- a CDS encoding LacI family DNA-binding transcriptional regulator, protein MVPPTLEEVAARAGVSRSTASRAINGGDRVSPAALAAVNAAVLDLGYSPNRAARSLVTRRTDSIALVVPEPDELALSDPFVLAVLQGLSSSLADSDVQVVLVIARPGQSERTLRFLQGGHVDGAIVVSHHRGGDLDAVLAQLPQPLVFVGRPLVGASTGLEQYVDTDNVDGSVQATRHLIDTGRRRIAMIAGPPDMSAGVDRLAGWRKALTEKGRPVDAIVHADFTLAGGQAATHRLLDEHPDVDGIVAASDLIAVGAMAALAARGKRVPEDVAVVGYDDLGVAATAHPPLTTVVQPAVAMARAAGERLLDLLAGGPPREPEVFPATLVVRASS, encoded by the coding sequence GTGGTCCCTCCCACCCTCGAGGAGGTCGCGGCACGGGCGGGCGTCTCCCGGTCCACGGCGTCACGGGCGATCAACGGCGGCGATCGCGTCTCGCCCGCGGCCCTCGCCGCGGTCAACGCCGCCGTGCTGGACCTCGGCTACTCGCCGAACCGTGCGGCACGGTCGTTGGTCACGCGCCGCACGGACTCGATCGCGCTGGTGGTGCCCGAGCCCGACGAGCTGGCGCTGTCCGACCCGTTCGTGCTGGCCGTGCTGCAGGGGCTGTCGAGCTCGCTCGCCGACTCCGACGTGCAGGTGGTGCTGGTGATCGCGCGGCCGGGGCAGTCCGAGCGGACGTTGCGGTTCCTCCAGGGCGGTCACGTCGACGGTGCCATCGTCGTCTCCCACCACCGTGGGGGAGACCTCGACGCCGTCCTGGCGCAGCTGCCCCAACCGCTCGTGTTCGTCGGCCGGCCGCTGGTCGGCGCCTCTACCGGGCTCGAGCAGTACGTCGACACGGACAACGTCGACGGTTCGGTCCAGGCGACCCGCCACCTCATCGACACCGGCCGGCGGCGGATCGCGATGATCGCAGGGCCGCCGGACATGTCGGCGGGCGTCGACCGGCTCGCGGGCTGGCGGAAGGCGCTGACCGAGAAGGGCCGGCCGGTGGACGCCATCGTGCACGCCGACTTCACGCTCGCGGGCGGGCAGGCGGCGACGCACCGACTGCTGGACGAGCACCCGGACGTCGACGGCATCGTGGCCGCGTCCGACCTCATCGCCGTCGGGGCCATGGCTGCGCTGGCCGCGCGGGGGAAGCGCGTGCCGGAGGACGTGGCGGTCGTCGGGTACGACGACCTGGGGGTCGCGGCCACCGCGCACCCGCCGTTGACGACGGTCGTGCAGCCCGCGGTGGCGATGGCACGGGCTGCCGGCGAGCGGTTGCTGGACCTCCTCGCGGGCGGACCGCCCCGGGAGCCCGAGGTGTTCCCGGCGACCCTGGTGGTCCGGGCCTCGAGCTGA
- a CDS encoding carbohydrate ABC transporter permease: protein MSAPSIPSIEQFAGRGAARAAARRQNHRGSGAERRPRWLTYTILTIVLLIAIYPLYYAFLIASSTKEDVARHPIPSLVPGSHLFENMLSVINSDIGFWSALVNSIIVSTVTAVSVVLFSTLAGYSFAKLRFRGRGPLLVFVIATTAIPTQLGVVPLFLVMKQLHLIGKLPAVILPALVTAFGVFWMTQYLEGALPYELIEAARVDGASMFRTFWSIALPAARPAATMLGLFAFVANWTNYFWPLVVLGAVPGRTTLPVALKMLQAHYYADYSQVMAGVFVSVLPLLVMFILAGRQLVSGIMQGAVKG, encoded by the coding sequence ATGAGCGCGCCGTCCATCCCCTCGATCGAGCAGTTCGCCGGCCGCGGTGCGGCCAGGGCGGCGGCTCGTCGCCAGAACCACCGAGGATCCGGAGCCGAGCGGCGGCCTCGCTGGCTGACCTACACGATCCTCACGATCGTGCTGCTGATCGCGATCTACCCGCTGTACTACGCGTTCCTGATCGCGTCCTCCACCAAGGAGGACGTGGCACGTCACCCGATCCCGTCGCTGGTCCCGGGATCGCACCTCTTCGAGAACATGCTCTCGGTCATCAACTCCGACATCGGGTTCTGGTCCGCACTGGTGAACTCGATCATCGTGTCGACCGTCACGGCCGTGTCCGTGGTGCTGTTCTCCACCCTCGCGGGCTACTCGTTCGCCAAGCTGCGGTTCCGCGGACGCGGGCCGCTGCTGGTCTTCGTCATCGCGACCACGGCGATCCCCACCCAGCTCGGTGTGGTGCCGCTGTTCCTGGTGATGAAGCAGCTGCACCTCATCGGCAAGCTGCCGGCGGTCATCCTCCCGGCGCTCGTCACGGCGTTCGGCGTGTTCTGGATGACCCAGTACCTCGAGGGCGCGCTGCCGTACGAGCTGATCGAGGCCGCACGCGTCGACGGCGCCTCGATGTTCCGCACCTTCTGGTCGATCGCGCTCCCCGCGGCTCGTCCTGCTGCCACGATGCTCGGCCTGTTCGCGTTCGTCGCCAACTGGACGAACTACTTCTGGCCCCTGGTCGTGCTGGGTGCGGTGCCGGGAAGAACCACGCTGCCGGTGGCGCTGAAGATGCTCCAGGCCCACTACTACGCCGACTACTCGCAGGTGATGGCCGGTGTGTTCGTCTCCGTGCTCCCGTTGCTCGTGATGTTCATCCTGGCCGGTCGCCAGCTGGTGTCGGGCATCATGCAGGGAGCGGTGAAGGGCTGA
- a CDS encoding sugar ABC transporter permease, with the protein MVTITELPTRPRDVRPRRRIGMRQRLGRWDVKVSPYLYISPFFVLFAITGLFPLLYTAVVSLHKWNLLTGEGPFVGLKNYVDVLHQPFFWKALRNTFSIFALSTIPQVIIALVIAAVLNANLRARTFWRMGVLVPYVVAPVAVAMIFGQIFSDQSGMMNAILSKVGISPVGWHSNVLASHLAIANMVNYRWTGYNTLVILAAMQAIPNDIFEAAIIDGASRVRQFFSVTIPMIRPTLIFVIITSTIGGLQIFDEPTMFDQQNSATTAGGADGQFVTVTMYLYQLGWGSQNNLGRSAAVAWLLFLVILAISLVNYWFTNRIASDSGAVRRARKVRS; encoded by the coding sequence ATGGTCACCATCACTGAGTTGCCGACGCGCCCGCGCGACGTACGGCCTCGCCGCCGGATCGGCATGCGTCAGCGGCTCGGCCGCTGGGACGTCAAGGTGTCGCCCTACCTGTACATCTCGCCGTTCTTCGTCCTGTTCGCCATCACCGGTCTCTTCCCGCTGCTCTACACGGCGGTCGTCTCGCTCCACAAGTGGAACCTGCTGACCGGTGAGGGTCCGTTCGTCGGGCTCAAGAACTACGTCGACGTGCTGCACCAGCCCTTCTTCTGGAAGGCGCTGCGGAACACGTTCAGCATCTTTGCGCTGTCGACGATCCCGCAGGTCATCATCGCCCTGGTCATCGCCGCCGTGCTCAACGCGAACCTGCGCGCGCGCACGTTCTGGCGGATGGGCGTGCTGGTTCCCTACGTGGTGGCCCCCGTCGCCGTCGCCATGATCTTCGGCCAGATCTTCTCCGACCAGTCCGGCATGATGAACGCGATCCTCTCGAAGGTCGGCATCAGCCCTGTCGGCTGGCACTCCAACGTGCTGGCGAGCCACCTGGCGATCGCCAACATGGTCAACTACCGGTGGACCGGGTACAACACGCTGGTCATCCTGGCCGCGATGCAGGCCATCCCCAACGACATCTTCGAGGCGGCCATCATCGACGGCGCCTCCCGGGTGCGGCAGTTCTTCTCGGTGACGATCCCGATGATCCGGCCGACGCTGATCTTCGTCATCATCACGTCGACCATCGGTGGCCTGCAGATCTTCGACGAGCCGACGATGTTCGACCAGCAGAACTCCGCGACCACCGCCGGCGGCGCCGACGGCCAGTTCGTCACGGTGACCATGTACCTGTACCAGCTGGGCTGGGGCAGCCAGAACAACCTCGGGCGGTCGGCTGCGGTCGCGTGGCTGCTGTTCCTCGTCATCCTCGCGATCTCGCTGGTGAACTACTGGTTCACCAACCGGATCGCGTCCGACTCCGGTGCCGTGCGCCGGGCACGGAAGGTCCGGTCATGA